In Pseudoxanthomonas indica, the following are encoded in one genomic region:
- a CDS encoding DUF4156 domain-containing protein produces the protein MRILLLASSVVLLSACTWVPISDKAKSIKVIAAGAAPSCEKRGEVTVSVKDKVAFYERNTLRVRDELETLARNEAPGIQADTVQPLGDPANGEQRFAAYRCGR, from the coding sequence ATGCGAATCCTGCTGCTTGCCAGCTCCGTTGTGTTGTTGTCCGCCTGCACCTGGGTGCCGATTTCAGACAAGGCCAAGAGCATCAAGGTGATCGCCGCCGGCGCCGCGCCCAGCTGCGAGAAGCGCGGCGAAGTGACCGTGTCGGTCAAGGACAAGGTCGCCTTCTACGAACGCAACACGCTGCGCGTGCGCGACGAACTGGAAACCCTGGCCCGCAACGAGGCCCCCGGCATCCAGGCCGACACCGTGCAGCCGCTGGGCGATCCCGCCAATGGCGAGCAGCGTTTCGCGGCCTACCGCTGCGGGCGCTGA
- a CDS encoding 3-oxoacyl-ACP synthase III — MLFKNVSIAGLAHVDAPHTLTSKEINEQLKPTLDRLGIRTDVLGDIAGIHARRLWDDEQQASDVATMAARKALADAGVTAEQIGLLVNTSVSRDYLEPSTASIVSGNLGLGDHCQNFDVANACLAFINGMDIAARMLERGEIEYALVVDGETANLAYKKTLERLTSPDITEEQFRNELATLTLGCGAAAMVMSRADLVPEAPRYKGGVTRSATEWNKLCRGNLDRMVTDTRMLLIEGIKLAQKTFIAARQALGWAVDELDQFVIHQVSQVHTAAFVKAFGIDPKKVLTIFGEHGNIGPASVPIVLSKLKELGRLKKGDRIALLGIGSGLNCSMAEVVW, encoded by the coding sequence ATGCTTTTCAAGAATGTTTCCATCGCGGGACTGGCGCACGTGGATGCGCCGCATACGCTGACGTCCAAGGAAATCAATGAACAGTTGAAGCCGACGTTGGACCGCCTGGGGATCCGCACGGACGTGCTGGGCGACATCGCCGGCATCCATGCGCGTCGCCTGTGGGACGACGAACAGCAGGCATCGGACGTGGCCACCATGGCCGCGCGCAAGGCGCTGGCCGACGCCGGCGTCACCGCCGAACAGATTGGGCTGCTGGTCAACACCTCGGTCAGCCGTGACTACCTGGAACCGTCCACGGCCAGCATCGTCTCGGGCAACCTGGGGCTGGGCGATCATTGCCAGAACTTCGACGTGGCCAATGCCTGCCTGGCTTTCATCAATGGCATGGACATCGCCGCGCGCATGCTGGAGCGCGGCGAGATCGAATACGCGCTGGTCGTGGACGGCGAAACCGCCAACCTGGCCTACAAGAAGACGCTCGAGCGCCTGACCTCGCCGGACATCACCGAAGAACAGTTCCGCAACGAACTGGCCACCCTGACCCTGGGTTGCGGCGCCGCCGCCATGGTGATGTCGCGCGCCGACCTGGTGCCGGAAGCGCCGCGCTACAAGGGTGGCGTGACTCGTTCGGCCACCGAGTGGAACAAGCTCTGCCGCGGCAACCTGGATCGCATGGTCACCGACACCCGCATGCTGCTCATCGAGGGCATCAAGCTGGCGCAGAAGACCTTCATCGCCGCCAGGCAGGCGCTGGGCTGGGCGGTGGACGAACTGGATCAGTTCGTCATCCACCAGGTCAGCCAGGTCCACACCGCCGCCTTCGTCAAGGCGTTCGGCATCGATCCCAAGAAGGTGCTCACGATCTTCGGTGAGCACGGCAACATCGGTCCGGCCAGCGTGCCGATCGTGTTGAGCAAGCTCAAGGAACTGGGCCGCCTGAAGAAGGGCGACCGCATCGCCCTGCTGGGCATCGGCTCGGGCCTGAACTGCTCGATGGCCGAAGTGGTCTGGTAA